A single window of Pseudomonas benzenivorans DNA harbors:
- a CDS encoding sigma-54-dependent transcriptional regulator yields MRIHVTFIDRVGITQEVLALLGGRNLNLDAVEMVPPNVYIDAPALSAAVLDELREALFQVRGVQAVTVVDILPGQRRRLQLDALLAAMSDPVLAVDGEGRVLLANPALADLCGREPDGLPLGELFADPSLHAALLEHRFRLPLREVTLNGQALLLDATPISETGDTGLHQLAGGLLTLYAPSRIGERLAALHHDHVEGFDSLLGESVPIRTLKTRALRVASLDAPLLIHGETGTGKELVARGCHAISARRNAPFLALNCAALPENLAESELFGYAPGAFTGAQRGGKPGLLELANQGTVFLDEIGEMSPYLQAKLLRFLSDGSFRRVGGEREVKVDVRILSATHRDLEKMVSDGGFREDLFYRLNVLNLEVPPLRERGQDILLLARHFMRQACTQIQRLQCHLAPDTYPALLANRWPGNVRQLQNVIFRAAAICESNLVQIDDLDIAGTAVAPPTLDGDIGSLEAAVAGFEKALLEKLYVSHPSSRQLAARLQTSHSAIAMRLRKYGITGRR; encoded by the coding sequence ATGCGCATCCACGTCACCTTTATAGACCGCGTCGGCATCACCCAGGAGGTCCTGGCCCTGCTCGGCGGGCGCAACCTCAACCTGGACGCGGTGGAGATGGTGCCGCCCAACGTCTATATCGACGCGCCGGCGCTGAGCGCCGCGGTGCTCGATGAGCTGCGCGAGGCGCTGTTCCAGGTGCGCGGCGTACAGGCGGTGACCGTCGTCGACATCCTTCCCGGCCAGCGTCGCCGGCTGCAGCTAGACGCCCTGCTGGCGGCGATGAGCGACCCGGTGCTGGCGGTCGACGGCGAGGGCCGCGTGCTGCTGGCCAACCCGGCCCTGGCCGACCTGTGCGGGCGCGAGCCGGACGGCCTGCCCCTGGGCGAACTGTTCGCCGACCCGAGCCTGCACGCCGCGCTGCTGGAGCACCGCTTCCGCCTGCCACTGCGTGAGGTCACCCTCAACGGTCAGGCCTTGCTGCTCGATGCCACGCCGATCAGCGAGACCGGCGATACCGGCCTGCACCAGTTGGCCGGCGGCCTGCTCACCCTGTATGCGCCGAGCCGCATCGGCGAGCGCCTGGCGGCGTTGCATCACGACCATGTCGAAGGCTTCGATTCGCTGCTCGGCGAGTCGGTGCCGATCCGCACCCTGAAGACCCGCGCCCTGCGGGTCGCCAGCCTCGATGCGCCGCTGCTGATCCACGGCGAAACCGGCACCGGCAAGGAGCTGGTGGCCCGCGGCTGCCATGCCATCAGCGCCCGGCGCAACGCGCCCTTCCTGGCGCTGAACTGTGCCGCCCTGCCGGAGAACCTGGCCGAGAGCGAGCTGTTCGGCTATGCCCCCGGCGCCTTCACCGGCGCCCAGCGCGGCGGCAAGCCGGGGCTGCTGGAGCTGGCCAACCAGGGTACGGTATTCCTCGACGAGATCGGCGAGATGTCGCCCTACCTGCAGGCCAAGCTGCTGCGCTTCCTCTCCGACGGCAGCTTCCGCCGGGTCGGCGGCGAACGCGAGGTCAAGGTCGATGTGCGCATCCTCAGCGCCACCCACCGCGACCTGGAGAAGATGGTCAGCGACGGCGGTTTCCGCGAGGACCTGTTCTACCGGCTCAACGTGCTCAATCTGGAAGTGCCGCCGCTGCGCGAGCGCGGCCAGGACATCCTGCTGCTGGCGCGGCACTTCATGCGCCAGGCCTGCACGCAGATCCAGCGGCTGCAGTGCCACCTGGCGCCGGACACCTACCCGGCGCTGCTGGCCAACCGCTGGCCCGGCAACGTGCGCCAGCTGCAGAACGTGATCTTCCGCGCCGCGGCCATCTGCGAGAGCAACCTGGTGCAGATCGACGACCTGGACATCGCCGGCACCGCCGTGGCGCCGCCGACACTCGACGGCGACATCGGCAGCCTGGAAGCGGCGGTGGCCGGCTTCGAGAAGGCCCTGCTGGAGAAGCTCTACGTCAGCCATCCCTCCAGCCGGCAACTGGCCGCCCGGCTGCAGACCTCGCACAGCGCCATCGCCATGCGCCTGCGCAAATACGGCATCACCGGCAGGCGCTAG
- the mdcA gene encoding malonate decarboxylase subunit alpha: MTTTISTPPQWSRRRSEKQRRLERVRALADGVVLPSDQIVAALEALIAPGDRVVLEGNNQKQADFLSRALAKVDPGRLHDLHMIMPSVSRAEHLDLFERGIARKLDFSFAGPQSLRISQLLEDGLLEVGAIHTYIELYSRLLVDLIPNVVLAAGFKADRAGNIYTGPSTEDTPALVEPAAFSDGIVIVQVNELVDDVSELPRVDIPASWVDFVVVADRPFYIEPLFTRDPRHIKPVHVLMAMMAIRGIYEKHKVQSLNHGIGFNTAAIELILPTYGESLGLKGKICRNWTLNPHPTLIPAIESGWVESVHCFGTELGMENYIAQRPDVFFTGRDGSMRSNRMMCQLAGQYAVDLFIGATLQVDGDGHSSTVTRGRLAGFGGAPNMGHDPRGRRHATPAWLDMCAPGGEGPVTMLERGKKLVVQMVETFQEGGKPTFVDTLDAVEVAKKSGMPLAPIMIYGDDVTHLLTEEGIAYLYKARSLEERRAMIAAVAGITAIGLRHDPKDTERMRREGLIALPEDLGIRRADASRELLAAKSIAELVEWSGGLYSPPAKFRSW; the protein is encoded by the coding sequence ATGACGACAACAATCTCCACGCCACCCCAGTGGTCGCGCAGGCGCAGCGAAAAGCAGCGGCGCCTGGAGCGTGTGCGCGCCCTCGCCGATGGTGTGGTGCTGCCCAGCGACCAGATAGTCGCGGCCCTCGAAGCCCTGATCGCCCCGGGTGACCGCGTGGTGCTGGAAGGCAACAACCAGAAGCAGGCGGATTTTCTCTCCCGCGCCCTGGCCAAGGTCGACCCGGGTCGCCTGCACGACCTGCACATGATCATGCCCAGCGTCAGCCGCGCCGAGCACCTGGACCTGTTCGAGCGGGGCATCGCGCGCAAGCTCGACTTCTCCTTCGCCGGACCGCAGAGCCTGCGCATCAGCCAGCTGCTGGAAGACGGCCTGCTGGAAGTCGGCGCCATCCACACCTACATCGAGCTGTACTCGCGCCTGCTGGTCGACCTGATTCCCAACGTCGTGCTGGCCGCCGGTTTCAAGGCCGACCGTGCCGGCAACATCTACACCGGCCCCAGTACCGAGGACACCCCGGCCCTGGTCGAACCCGCGGCCTTCAGCGACGGCATCGTCATCGTCCAGGTCAACGAGCTGGTGGATGACGTCAGCGAACTGCCGCGGGTGGACATCCCGGCCTCCTGGGTCGACTTCGTGGTGGTCGCCGACCGGCCGTTCTACATCGAGCCGCTGTTCACCCGCGATCCGCGCCACATCAAGCCGGTGCACGTGCTGATGGCGATGATGGCGATCCGCGGCATCTACGAGAAACACAAGGTCCAGTCGCTCAACCACGGTATCGGCTTCAACACCGCCGCCATCGAGCTGATCCTGCCGACCTACGGCGAGTCCCTGGGACTCAAGGGCAAGATCTGCCGCAACTGGACGCTCAACCCGCACCCGACCCTGATTCCGGCGATCGAGAGCGGCTGGGTGGAAAGCGTGCACTGCTTCGGCACCGAGCTGGGCATGGAGAACTACATCGCCCAGCGCCCGGACGTGTTCTTCACCGGCCGCGACGGCTCCATGCGCTCCAACCGCATGATGTGCCAGCTGGCCGGTCAGTACGCGGTCGACCTGTTCATCGGCGCGACCCTGCAGGTCGATGGCGACGGCCATTCCTCCACCGTCACCCGCGGCCGCCTGGCCGGCTTCGGCGGCGCGCCGAACATGGGCCATGACCCGCGCGGCCGGCGCCATGCCACGCCGGCCTGGCTGGACATGTGCGCGCCCGGCGGCGAAGGCCCGGTGACCATGCTCGAGCGCGGCAAGAAGCTGGTGGTGCAGATGGTCGAGACCTTCCAGGAGGGCGGTAAGCCAACCTTCGTCGACACCCTGGATGCGGTCGAGGTGGCGAAGAAGAGCGGCATGCCGCTGGCACCGATCATGATCTACGGCGACGACGTGACCCACCTGCTGACCGAGGAGGGCATCGCCTACCTGTACAAGGCGCGCTCCCTGGAGGAGCGCCGGGCGATGATCGCCGCGGTCGCCGGGATCACCGCCATCGGCCTGCGCCATGACCCCAAGGACACCGAGCGCATGCGCCGCGAAGGCCTGATCGCCCTGCCGGAAGACCTGGGCATCCGCCGCGCCGATGCCAGTCGCGAGTTGCTGGCGGCCAAGAGCATCGCCGAACTGGTCGAGTGGTCGGGCGGCCTGTACAGCCCGCCGGCCAAGTTCAGGAGCTGGTGA
- a CDS encoding triphosphoribosyl-dephospho-CoA synthase, with the protein MRAVNALNVQQPQLSLSEVLADLAVDALIDEADLSPKPGLVDRRGSGAHTDLHLGLMHASALSLWPTFKAMADAALHFGEIAQPLRETLGRLGREGEVDMLGITQGVNTHRGAIWAMGLVTAAAALDWREATPAAVTLRAARIALIGDRAAPHCDASHGAQVCRLYGVRGAREEAQLGFPAVMQLGLPQLLGSRAAGAGEQNARLDSLLAIMTTLSDTCVLYRAGLAGLSSMQSGARAVLQAGGCASLDGRRRLRELDSDMLRLRASPGGAADLLAVTLFLDRLAPALQAQIGSD; encoded by the coding sequence ATGCGGGCCGTCAATGCACTGAATGTCCAGCAGCCGCAGCTGAGCCTGTCGGAAGTCCTTGCCGACCTGGCGGTGGATGCGCTGATCGACGAGGCCGACCTGTCGCCCAAACCTGGGCTGGTCGACCGCCGCGGCAGCGGCGCGCACACCGATCTGCACCTGGGCCTGATGCACGCCTCGGCGCTGTCGTTGTGGCCGACCTTCAAGGCCATGGCCGACGCCGCGCTGCACTTCGGCGAGATCGCCCAGCCGCTGCGCGAAACCCTGGGCCGGCTCGGCCGGGAAGGCGAAGTGGACATGCTGGGCATCACCCAGGGGGTGAATACCCATCGCGGGGCGATCTGGGCCATGGGCCTGGTTACCGCCGCCGCCGCCCTGGACTGGCGCGAGGCCACGCCGGCCGCGGTCACCCTGCGCGCCGCGCGGATCGCCCTGATCGGCGATCGCGCCGCGCCCCACTGCGACGCCAGCCATGGCGCCCAGGTGTGCCGCCTGTACGGCGTGCGCGGCGCCCGCGAGGAGGCGCAGCTGGGCTTTCCCGCGGTGATGCAGCTCGGCTTGCCGCAGCTGCTCGGCAGCCGCGCCGCCGGCGCCGGGGAGCAGAATGCGCGCCTCGATTCGTTGCTGGCGATCATGACCACCTTGAGCGATACCTGCGTGCTCTACCGTGCCGGCCTGGCCGGTCTGAGCAGCATGCAGAGCGGCGCCCGCGCGGTGCTCCAGGCCGGTGGTTGCGCCAGCCTGGATGGCCGCCGGCGCCTGCGTGAACTGGATAGCGACATGTTGAGGCTGCGTGCCTCACCCGGCGGTGCAGCCGATTTGCTCGCCGTGACTTTATTCCTCGACCGCCTGGCGCCCGCGTTGCAGGCGCAGATTGGGAGTGACTGA
- a CDS encoding malonate decarboxylase subunit delta, whose product METLSFEFPAGQPARGRALVGCVGSGDLEVLLEPGAAGTLAIQVVTSVNGSAPRWQQLFERMFREQSLPALSIAIHDFGATPGVVRLRLEQGLEALNHE is encoded by the coding sequence ATGGAAACCTTGTCTTTTGAATTTCCCGCCGGGCAACCCGCCCGCGGACGTGCCCTGGTCGGCTGTGTCGGCTCGGGCGATCTGGAAGTGCTGCTCGAGCCCGGCGCGGCCGGCACCCTGGCGATCCAGGTGGTGACCTCGGTCAACGGCAGCGCACCGCGCTGGCAGCAGCTGTTCGAGCGCATGTTCCGCGAGCAGAGCCTGCCGGCGCTGAGCATCGCGATCCACGATTTCGGCGCGACCCCCGGCGTGGTCCGGCTGCGCCTGGAGCAGGGACTGGAGGCGCTGAACCATGAGTGA
- a CDS encoding biotin-independent malonate decarboxylase subunit beta, which yields MDRVSRLLQQRSFVELGARQRAQALLDPGSFRELLDPFERITSPWLPKQGIVAQADDGVIVAKGLIDGQPALVAAIEGAFQGGSLGEVGGAKIAGALELAAEDNRNGIPTRAVLLLETGGVRLQEANLGLAAIAEIQAAIVELRQYQPVIGLIAGPVGCFGGMSIAAGLCSYLVVTQEARLGLNGPQVIEQEAGVEEYDSRDRSFIWSLTGGEQRFASGLVDAYVADDLEQIRQQVSALFRQGQPALERSRRHAWYLARLQAVDTSIQADAAAVRNAYTGESA from the coding sequence CTGGACCGGGTCAGCCGCCTGCTGCAGCAACGCAGCTTCGTCGAGCTGGGCGCCCGTCAGCGCGCCCAGGCGCTGCTGGATCCCGGCAGCTTCCGCGAGCTGCTCGATCCCTTCGAACGAATCACTTCGCCCTGGCTGCCCAAGCAGGGCATCGTGGCCCAGGCCGATGATGGCGTGATAGTCGCCAAGGGCCTGATCGACGGTCAGCCGGCGCTGGTCGCCGCCATCGAAGGCGCCTTCCAGGGCGGCAGTCTTGGCGAGGTCGGCGGGGCGAAGATCGCCGGTGCCCTGGAACTGGCCGCCGAGGACAACCGCAATGGCATACCGACCCGCGCCGTGCTGCTGCTGGAAACCGGCGGTGTGCGCCTGCAGGAAGCCAACCTCGGCCTGGCCGCCATTGCCGAGATCCAGGCGGCCATCGTCGAGCTGCGCCAGTACCAGCCGGTGATCGGCCTGATCGCCGGCCCGGTCGGCTGCTTCGGCGGCATGTCGATCGCCGCCGGGCTGTGTAGCTACCTGGTGGTGACCCAGGAGGCGCGGCTGGGCCTCAATGGCCCCCAGGTGATCGAGCAGGAAGCCGGCGTGGAGGAGTACGACTCACGCGACCGGTCGTTCATCTGGAGCCTGACCGGCGGCGAGCAGCGTTTCGCCTCGGGCCTGGTCGACGCCTATGTCGCCGACGACCTGGAGCAGATTCGCCAGCAGGTCTCGGCGCTGTTCCGCCAGGGCCAGCCAGCCCTCGAGCGCAGCCGCCGGCACGCCTGGTACCTGGCGCGTCTGCAGGCCGTCGATACAAGCATCCAGGCGGACGCCGCCGCGGTGCGCAACGCCTACACAGGAGAGTCGGCATGA
- the mdcE gene encoding biotin-independent malonate decarboxylase subunit gamma yields the protein MNAAVEQRGRNWFNALSDGASPLAGLPASLLVADTRLGGRAARLLAVVADDDNPFPRARNGEVGLLEGWGLAQVIDQAIEADADGAEKRALIAIIDVPSQAYGRREEAYGIHQALAGAVDSYARARLAGHPVVGLLVGKAMSGAFLAHGYQANRLIALNDPGVMVHAMGKASAARVTLRSVEELEALAASVPPMAYDLDSYGSLGLLWKTQAVSDALQPTAADVAVVRDCLAAALEDIAGTAVDLRGRLGAANRSASLKVRELLKAQW from the coding sequence ATGAACGCTGCTGTCGAACAACGGGGCCGCAACTGGTTCAACGCGCTGAGCGACGGCGCCAGCCCACTGGCCGGCCTGCCGGCCTCGCTGTTGGTCGCCGACACCCGGCTGGGCGGGCGCGCCGCACGGCTGCTGGCCGTGGTTGCCGACGACGACAACCCCTTTCCGCGGGCGCGCAACGGTGAGGTCGGCCTGCTCGAAGGCTGGGGCCTGGCCCAGGTCATCGACCAGGCCATCGAGGCGGATGCCGACGGCGCCGAGAAGCGTGCGCTGATCGCCATTATCGATGTGCCGAGCCAGGCCTATGGTCGCCGCGAGGAAGCCTACGGCATCCACCAGGCCCTGGCCGGCGCCGTGGACAGCTACGCCCGTGCGCGCCTGGCCGGACACCCGGTGGTCGGCCTGCTGGTCGGCAAGGCCATGTCCGGCGCCTTCCTCGCCCATGGCTACCAGGCCAACCGCCTGATCGCCCTGAACGATCCGGGGGTGATGGTGCATGCGATGGGCAAGGCCTCGGCGGCGCGGGTCACCCTGCGCAGCGTCGAGGAGCTGGAGGCCCTGGCTGCCAGCGTGCCACCCATGGCCTATGATCTGGACAGCTACGGGTCCCTCGGCCTGTTGTGGAAGACCCAGGCGGTGAGCGACGCGCTGCAGCCCACTGCCGCGGATGTCGCCGTGGTGCGCGACTGTCTCGCGGCGGCCCTGGAGGACATCGCCGGCACTGCGGTCGACCTGCGCGGGCGACTCGGGGCGGCCAATCGCAGCGCCTCGCTGAAGGTGCGCGAGTTGCTCAAGGCGCAGTGGTAG
- a CDS encoding malonate decarboxylase holo-ACP synthase, giving the protein MTDHAGAPRPHDLLWGLGAEQLPDSAPAWALEALRQQPPVVVRRAVAAPGWVAVGVRGQSRDQRFATWMRLGDIRRRLSPERLASARGWHDHPHSHWPALRALSLLQAPLDGCGLAWGVTGSIGFELASGLAAAHAGSDLDLVLRTPAPLSRQRAGQLCALFGDLPGKVDVQLETPHGAVALREWASGATRVLLKAQDGPRLVADPWAPLGSPA; this is encoded by the coding sequence ATGACCGATCACGCCGGTGCGCCCAGGCCCCACGACCTGCTCTGGGGCCTGGGCGCCGAGCAACTGCCGGATAGCGCGCCCGCCTGGGCCCTTGAGGCGCTACGCCAGCAGCCGCCGGTGGTGGTGCGGCGCGCCGTTGCCGCGCCCGGCTGGGTCGCAGTCGGCGTCCGCGGCCAGTCCCGCGACCAGCGTTTCGCCACCTGGATGCGCCTGGGCGACATTCGCCGCCGGCTCAGCCCGGAACGGCTCGCCAGCGCGCGCGGCTGGCACGACCATCCCCATTCGCACTGGCCCGCCTTGCGCGCCCTGAGCCTGCTGCAGGCGCCCCTGGACGGCTGCGGCCTGGCCTGGGGCGTGACCGGCAGTATTGGCTTCGAGCTGGCCAGCGGCCTGGCCGCCGCCCATGCCGGCAGCGACCTGGACCTGGTGCTGCGCACGCCTGCGCCGCTTTCTCGGCAGCGGGCGGGGCAATTGTGCGCCCTGTTCGGCGATCTGCCGGGCAAGGTTGACGTGCAGCTGGAAACCCCCCACGGGGCCGTGGCGCTGCGCGAATGGGCCAGCGGAGCGACGCGCGTGCTGCTCAAGGCGCAGGACGGACCACGGCTGGTGGCCGACCCCTGGGCGCCGCTCGGATCGCCCGCATGA
- the mdcH gene encoding malonate decarboxylase subunit epsilon has product MSTLWAFPGQGAQQPGMLHQLPDEPSVRACLAEASAALGEDVLALDSIQALASTRAVQLCLLIAGVACARLLAQRGHRPDYVAGLSIGAYAAAVTAESLEFTDAVRLVALRGELMQAAYPSGYGMTAILGLDLGQVERLIAQVHGPAQPVYLANINAESQVVVAGSVAGMTALAERARAAGAGAAKPLAVSVPSHCELLAAPAERLARAFAKVEVRRPGVRYLSGSSARLIVDADKLRDDLAYNMCRVVDWHSTLQTAVERGVRLHLEMPPGAVLSGLARRVFGAGAVVAFQGTRLDSLDALLSQAQGLDR; this is encoded by the coding sequence ATGAGCACGCTCTGGGCCTTTCCCGGTCAGGGTGCCCAGCAGCCCGGCATGCTCCATCAGCTGCCGGACGAACCGTCGGTGCGCGCCTGCCTGGCCGAAGCCAGCGCGGCGCTGGGCGAGGACGTGCTGGCGCTGGACTCCATTCAGGCGCTGGCCTCGACCCGCGCCGTGCAGCTGTGCCTGCTGATCGCCGGGGTGGCCTGTGCCCGCCTGCTGGCCCAGCGCGGCCATCGCCCGGACTATGTGGCGGGGCTGTCCATCGGCGCCTACGCGGCGGCGGTGACCGCCGAATCCCTCGAATTTACCGATGCCGTGCGGCTGGTTGCGCTGCGCGGCGAGCTGATGCAGGCCGCCTATCCAAGCGGCTATGGCATGACCGCCATCCTCGGCCTCGACCTGGGCCAGGTCGAGCGCCTGATCGCCCAGGTGCACGGGCCGGCGCAGCCGGTCTACCTGGCCAATATCAACGCCGAGAGCCAAGTGGTGGTCGCCGGCAGCGTCGCCGGCATGACCGCCCTGGCCGAGAGGGCGCGGGCGGCCGGCGCCGGGGCGGCCAAGCCCCTGGCAGTCAGCGTGCCGTCCCATTGCGAGCTGCTCGCCGCTCCCGCCGAGCGCCTGGCCCGGGCCTTCGCGAAGGTCGAGGTGCGCCGGCCCGGCGTGCGTTACCTGAGCGGCAGCTCGGCGCGCCTGATCGTCGATGCGGACAAGCTGCGTGACGACCTGGCCTATAACATGTGCCGCGTGGTCGACTGGCACAGCACCCTGCAGACCGCCGTCGAACGTGGCGTGCGCCTGCATCTGGAGATGCCGCCCGGCGCCGTGCTCAGCGGCCTGGCGCGGCGGGTCTTCGGCGCCGGCGCGGTGGTCGCCTTCCAGGGCACCCGCCTGGACAGCCTGGACGCCCTGTTGAGCCAGGCCCAGGGGCTGGACCGCTAA
- a CDS encoding IS1595 family transposase, which produces MDTQAFHHWLAQLSQLSAHQKSTLHQALRNPPATEVLDCLPALQRCPHCQTNANQLAPWGWSRSLRRYRCRSCRRTCTARSATGLARLHYPERWKDYAQALIDGLSVRKAAQACGISKNTAFLWRHRFLAAAAEHHATHEAGIVEVDETFFLESFKGQRQLPRPPRKRGGVSVTRGTGKDQIPVMVVRDREGHTADFKLAKLDANHVREALMPLIDREAVLCSDGAAVYASFARAQGITHQVVHARPGQRVRQGAFHIQNVNAYHSRLKSWMTRFHGVATRYLPNYLGWRRMLERYQRNIRPAHCIQEAVGRTLQHAIGT; this is translated from the coding sequence ATGGATACTCAAGCCTTTCACCACTGGCTGGCTCAACTGAGCCAACTCAGCGCCCATCAGAAATCTACGCTTCATCAGGCACTGCGGAACCCGCCGGCGACAGAAGTGCTCGATTGCCTGCCGGCGCTGCAGCGTTGCCCGCATTGCCAGACCAATGCGAATCAGCTTGCGCCCTGGGGTTGGTCGCGCAGTCTGCGCCGCTATCGTTGCCGTAGTTGTCGACGGACTTGCACCGCGCGCTCAGCAACAGGCCTTGCCCGCCTGCACTACCCCGAACGCTGGAAAGACTACGCCCAGGCACTGATTGACGGGCTTAGCGTGCGCAAGGCGGCCCAGGCATGCGGCATCAGCAAAAACACCGCTTTCCTCTGGAGGCACCGCTTCCTGGCTGCAGCGGCTGAGCATCACGCCACGCATGAGGCAGGGATTGTCGAAGTGGATGAGACGTTCTTTCTGGAGTCCTTCAAGGGCCAGAGGCAGTTGCCTCGGCCGCCCCGTAAACGAGGTGGGGTGAGCGTGACCCGCGGCACGGGTAAAGACCAGATCCCGGTGATGGTGGTGCGCGACCGGGAGGGCCACACCGCTGACTTCAAGTTGGCCAAGCTCGATGCCAATCATGTGCGAGAGGCGTTGATGCCGCTGATCGACCGGGAGGCCGTGCTCTGCAGTGACGGGGCGGCAGTCTATGCCAGCTTTGCCCGGGCACAGGGCATCACCCATCAGGTCGTGCATGCCCGCCCCGGCCAGCGAGTGCGCCAAGGCGCTTTCCATATTCAGAACGTCAACGCCTACCACAGCCGCTTGAAGAGCTGGATGACCCGCTTTCACGGCGTGGCCACCCGCTACCTCCCGAATTACCTGGGCTGGCGCCGCATGCTAGAGCGCTATCAGCGGAATATTCGGCCGGCTCACTGCATTCAGGAGGCGGTAGGCAGAACCCTGCAACACGCTATTGGTACATAG
- a CDS encoding TRAP transporter large permease: MGVLEIGLLYTAFTLVLLFSGMPIAFALGSSALTFMFLFMPSSNLGMIAETIFGELDNFTLLTIPLFILMGAAIGKTRASVDLYESAYRWLYKVPGSLGVANVAGCTIFSALCGSSPATCAAIGGIGIPEMRKRGYSSGLASGLIAAGGTLGILIPPSITLIIYGVIAEQSIGKLFVAGIIPGLLLALLFACWVVVQFLHERKQAQAGSGHASSGELLKEESFSWAERFESLPRLLPFLLLIGMIMFAMYGGMGTPSEVAGLGAFGAMILVALLYGCYRWNDIKAILLGSARESCMIMMIMAMAFLFTYVMSYLRISQSAAEWLISLEMSKWALLFWVNILLLGLGFFLPPVAIILMVTPVILPAILAAGFDPIWFGIILTINMELGLITPPVGLNLFVINGIAPDISFGEIARGILPFIAIMCLYIILLAVFPEIVTALPNMFYD; this comes from the coding sequence ATGGGCGTATTAGAAATCGGCCTGCTGTACACGGCCTTCACCCTGGTGCTGCTGTTCTCCGGGATGCCCATCGCATTCGCCCTGGGATCCTCGGCCCTGACTTTCATGTTCCTGTTCATGCCCAGCAGCAACCTGGGGATGATCGCCGAAACCATTTTCGGCGAACTGGACAACTTCACCCTGCTGACCATCCCGCTGTTCATCCTGATGGGCGCGGCGATCGGCAAGACCCGGGCCTCGGTGGACCTTTACGAGTCGGCCTACCGCTGGCTGTACAAGGTGCCCGGCAGCCTCGGCGTGGCCAACGTCGCCGGCTGCACCATCTTCTCCGCCCTGTGCGGTTCGAGCCCGGCCACCTGTGCGGCGATCGGCGGCATCGGCATCCCGGAGATGCGCAAGCGCGGCTACTCCAGCGGCCTGGCCTCGGGCCTGATCGCCGCCGGCGGCACCCTGGGCATCCTGATCCCGCCGAGCATCACCCTGATCATCTACGGCGTGATCGCCGAGCAATCGATCGGCAAGCTGTTCGTCGCCGGCATCATCCCCGGCCTGCTGCTGGCCCTGCTGTTCGCCTGCTGGGTGGTCGTGCAGTTCCTCCATGAGCGCAAGCAGGCCCAGGCCGGCAGCGGCCATGCCAGCAGTGGCGAGCTGCTCAAGGAAGAAAGCTTCAGCTGGGCCGAGCGCTTCGAGTCGCTGCCGCGCCTGCTGCCGTTCCTGCTGCTGATCGGCATGATCATGTTCGCCATGTACGGCGGCATGGGCACCCCGTCCGAAGTGGCCGGCCTCGGCGCCTTCGGCGCGATGATCCTGGTCGCCCTGCTCTACGGCTGCTACCGCTGGAATGACATCAAGGCGATCCTGCTCGGCTCGGCCCGCGAGTCCTGCATGATCATGATGATCATGGCCATGGCGTTCCTCTTCACCTACGTGATGAGCTACCTGCGCATCAGCCAGAGCGCCGCGGAATGGCTGATCAGCCTGGAGATGTCGAAGTGGGCCCTGCTGTTCTGGGTCAACATCCTGTTGCTGGGGCTGGGCTTCTTCCTGCCGCCGGTGGCGATCATCCTGATGGTCACCCCGGTGATACTGCCGGCGATCCTGGCGGCCGGCTTCGATCCGATCTGGTTCGGCATCATCCTCACCATCAACATGGAGCTGGGTCTGATCACCCCGCCGGTGGGGCTCAACCTGTTCGTGATCAACGGCATCGCCCCGGACATCTCCTTCGGCGAGATCGCCCGCGGCATCCTCCCGTTCATCGCCATCATGTGCCTGTACATCATCCTGCTGGCGGTCTTCCCGGAGATCGTCACGGCCCTGCCGAACATGTTCTACGACTGA
- a CDS encoding TRAP transporter small permease, with amino-acid sequence MNNNAWRCIGEAIKGCNSLMAYVSALLIVACTLVLVYEVLTRYLLQISNDWVIELSIFMLISATFLAAAQTQRERAHVGIEVLDEVMSAKWNRWRYLLGDVLSMLFCGFVAYQSWLYWHEAWDGGWESSSSWAPKLWIPYIFMAIGMSLLTLQFVVQIIEQFALKASDAEQIAASHQHQPSLGD; translated from the coding sequence ATGAACAACAATGCCTGGCGCTGCATCGGCGAGGCCATCAAGGGCTGCAACAGCCTGATGGCCTACGTGTCGGCCCTGCTGATCGTCGCCTGCACCCTGGTGCTGGTGTACGAAGTGCTTACCCGCTACCTGCTCCAGATCTCCAACGACTGGGTGATCGAGCTGAGCATCTTCATGCTGATTTCCGCGACCTTCCTCGCCGCGGCACAGACCCAGCGCGAGCGCGCCCATGTCGGCATCGAAGTGCTCGACGAGGTCATGTCGGCCAAGTGGAACCGCTGGCGCTACCTGCTGGGCGATGTCCTGTCGATGCTGTTCTGTGGCTTCGTCGCCTACCAGTCCTGGCTCTACTGGCACGAGGCCTGGGATGGCGGCTGGGAATCCAGTTCCTCCTGGGCGCCCAAGCTGTGGATCCCCTACATCTTCATGGCCATCGGCATGAGCCTGCTGACCCTGCAGTTCGTGGTGCAGATCATCGAGCAATTTGCGCTCAAGGCCAGTGATGCGGAGCAGATAGCGGCCTCCCATCAACACCAGCCATCTCTGGGAGATTGA